A single window of Alphaproteobacteria bacterium DNA harbors:
- the cysG gene encoding siroheme synthase CysG has translation MKFFPLFMRLDTTRRIIIVGGGAVAQAKAEALLPYANNLHVVAEKFSPATEAFLQCHNISYRAAPYDADCLKHAELVIAATNKTHINEAVYADAKRLRILVNVVDQPQLCDVIFPAIVRRGALQIAISSSGISPVLSRLIKQQIERMLPWQFEHLIAFTRDKRSKVKASLNTLQKRRLLWHDVLEGNVAEEVLEGNFNRAGTLFDERLEEAQAATHTAALYLIGAGPGNPDLLTVKAIRLLSRADVVLYDRLVAPEILDMYARKEAEKTCVGKTKDYHLKSQETIDETITRHLKAGRIVARLKGGDPSIYAHGAEEISVAQALDVPYQIVPGITAATGCAAAAGIPLTERGGAQSIRFLTLYKESLTDADFWQSLQYSQNETLVFYMATHLRARLCEKLLELGFKADTPLLAIEQGTTPQHREYAATVGSFGQKYANHTFQSPTLLIVGDVVRWREHHSWKEAPEGESKAFFPSLKAGAKHVLH, from the coding sequence ATGAAATTTTTTCCGCTTTTTATGCGGCTGGATACCACCCGTCGCATAATTATTGTAGGCGGCGGGGCAGTCGCGCAGGCGAAGGCTGAAGCATTGTTGCCTTATGCCAATAATTTGCATGTAGTGGCTGAAAAATTTTCACCTGCTACCGAAGCGTTCTTGCAATGCCATAATATTTCCTACCGTGCTGCGCCTTATGATGCAGACTGCCTGAAACATGCAGAACTGGTAATTGCAGCTACAAATAAAACACATATTAATGAAGCGGTTTATGCTGATGCCAAACGGCTTCGCATATTGGTTAATGTGGTGGATCAGCCACAGTTATGCGATGTAATTTTTCCTGCTATTGTGCGGCGTGGCGCATTGCAAATTGCTATTTCTTCTTCGGGTATATCGCCTGTTCTGTCGCGGTTGATAAAGCAACAAATCGAGCGGATGCTTCCGTGGCAATTCGAGCATTTGATTGCTTTTACCCGTGACAAGCGCAGTAAAGTAAAGGCTTCGCTCAATACGCTGCAAAAAAGGCGATTGTTGTGGCACGATGTGCTGGAAGGAAATGTGGCCGAAGAAGTGCTGGAAGGAAATTTTAATCGTGCAGGCACCCTGTTTGATGAAAGATTAGAAGAAGCACAGGCAGCAACGCACACAGCGGCGTTATATTTAATTGGTGCGGGGCCGGGCAATCCCGACCTGCTAACGGTTAAGGCAATCCGTTTGCTCAGCCGCGCAGATGTAGTGCTGTATGATAGGCTGGTGGCGCCGGAAATTCTGGATATGTATGCTCGTAAAGAAGCAGAAAAAACCTGCGTGGGCAAGACAAAAGATTATCATTTGAAATCGCAGGAAACGATTGATGAAACCATTACCCGTCATTTAAAAGCCGGACGTATTGTGGCGCGGCTCAAGGGCGGCGATCCTTCTATTTATGCCCATGGCGCCGAAGAAATTTCTGTTGCCCAGGCGCTGGATGTGCCGTACCAGATTGTGCCGGGCATTACAGCAGCTACGGGCTGTGCAGCGGCAGCAGGTATTCCGCTGACAGAGCGCGGTGGCGCACAATCAATTCGCTTTCTCACGCTTTATAAAGAAAGCCTTACCGATGCAGATTTTTGGCAATCTTTGCAATATAGTCAAAACGAAACATTGGTGTTTTACATGGCAACACATTTGCGTGCGCGGCTATGTGAAAAATTGCTTGAGCTAGGCTTCAAAGCAGATACACCCTTGTTGGCAATAGAGCAGGGCACCACGCCTCAGCATCGTGAATATGCCGCAACTGTGGGCAGCTTTGGGCAAAAATATGCCAATCATACATTCCAATCCCCAACATTGTTGATAGTGGGCGATGTGGTGCGCTGGCGTGAGCATCATAGCTGGAAAGAAGCACCTGAAGGAGAAAGCAAAGCATTCTTTCCCTCGTTGAAAGCCGGAGCTAAGCATGTCCTTCACTAA
- a CDS encoding phosphoadenylyl-sulfate reductase yields the protein MSFTKEASVCAEAMVDWLNEQGEHLSWQARLTLLAGLENKSIAFSTSFGYEDQALTHEIAKQGLNVALFTLDTGRLPEETYTLHQQTRDRYGVEIATYYPEPLALEKFVKEQGINGFYDSVSNRKSCCFIRKVEPLARALDGVEIWVSGLRRKQSENRADLPLAEWDAANKVVKFYPLRDASSEALWQYIKDKNVPYNPLHDVGYPSIGCAPCTRAVAADEHPRAGRWWWEQDDAASECGLHFVNGKVVRTKDE from the coding sequence ATGTCCTTCACTAAAGAAGCATCAGTGTGTGCGGAGGCCATGGTAGATTGGCTAAACGAGCAGGGCGAACACTTGTCGTGGCAAGCACGTCTTACGTTGTTGGCAGGTCTGGAAAATAAGTCTATCGCATTTTCCACAAGCTTTGGCTATGAAGATCAGGCGCTAACCCATGAGATTGCCAAGCAAGGGTTGAATGTAGCGCTGTTTACCTTGGATACCGGACGATTGCCTGAAGAAACATATACCTTGCACCAGCAAACTCGTGACCGCTATGGCGTGGAGATTGCTACCTATTATCCTGAGCCATTGGCGCTGGAGAAGTTTGTTAAAGAGCAGGGAATTAATGGGTTCTATGATTCGGTAAGTAATCGCAAGTCGTGCTGTTTTATCCGCAAGGTGGAGCCATTGGCGCGTGCTTTGGATGGGGTTGAAATATGGGTAAGCGGCTTGCGTCGCAAGCAATCCGAGAACAGAGCAGATTTGCCACTGGCCGAGTGGGATGCCGCCAATAAGGTGGTAAAATTCTACCCCCTGCGCGATGCGTCTTCTGAGGCGTTGTGGCAATATATAAAAGACAAAAATGTGCCATATAACCCGCTGCATGATGTGGGATATCCATCGATCGGTTGCGCGCCATGCACCCGTGCAGTGGCCGCTGACGAGCATCCCCGTGCAGGGCGTTGGTGGTGGGAGCAGGATGATGCAGCTAGTGAATGTGGATTGCATTTTGTAAACGGAAAAGTCGTGCGAACGAAGGACGAATAA